The genomic region CTGATATCAACTCTCACCAGTACATTTCATCTCTGATATGGTGTTCTCGTGTACCATCTGAGAGCGTGGGAGCATTTGAGGCTTGCTTTTACCTAAAACTGCATATTCTGCATCATGAGGAACTATTAGGAAACATTATTTTGTAAGCTTTTTAAATGGGAACTGAAACCCAGTCCATCTTGGATCGAAAGTCCGAAGTCATATTCTAGATTAAATCTAAGGTACTGGCTGAAATCATAGTACCCTTTGTTGTAGGTATGTGCCTGTTGATAGAGCGTGTTAAACCACTGGAAAGACCACTGGGCATGACTGAAGATAAGAGGTTTTCTCCACTTTGTGTATGCATGCTCCACTTGTAGTTGCAACCAGAGTGATGATGTCTAGTCAGCtatgaacattttcttttcaacacCTAGTTTCAGGACTCCGTGTCAGAAGTGTAGGCAAGTGTTTTTAAGCACATCTTTGCATTGCCTCAGGTTTGTATTGATTTATGAATGTGGAAGACGTAGCTTTCGTTGTGAGACATTGTTATCCAGTCAGTCTTCAGCACTTAAAGTTGAGGGAAATCGAAATACACATTTTGCCTGGAGTTGAAATAGTTGGTGTTTAATTTAGGGTTGCGTAATCGTGCTTAGGTTTAGTGATTGAATCAGAATTTATGCAATGAAACTACCATGGCTCATGTTTCATTTTCTAATGTGAATAACAAATACATTTCTCCtcttcattttgtatttttcagtcAAAATGTGGCGTGCAGCCCTCCTGTTATTGGCTGCCAGCTTGTCAGTGAGCCTGGCCAGACCCCACCTCAAACCACTGTCCGGTGACATGGTCAACTACATCAATAAGCTCAACACTACCTGGAGGGTGAGTTGTTGCTTTTGTCTTACAGTGGACTTTTGTGTGTGGTTCTATGTGACTAAATTTCTCTCCTCCCCTGCAGGCTGGTCACAACTTCAATAATGTCGACTACAGTTACGTCCAGAAACTCTGCGGCACGATGCTGAAGGGACCCAAACTGCCAGTCTTGTGAGTCTCACTCATGACACACCAGAAATGCACTTCAGATTAGTTTTCCATCATGCGTATAGAACAGTGAGAGTGAGTATATGCAGTGTTGCACATCCCCCTATTATACATGGACCGTATACATTTATATGTAGAAAAACATGCAGTGGTTTCAGTGTCCTGGATCAAGCCTTGTCAAGTTTAGGTAGTAATACTTGACTGTGTTTTCTGCTCTAGGGTTCAGTATTCTGGAGACATGAAGCTGCCTAAAAACTTTGACTCAAGAGAGCAGTGGCCCAACTGTCCCACTCTGAAGGAGATCAGAGACCAGGGCTCCTGTGGATCCTGCTGGGTGAGAGAAAAACTCACTGCTCAAAAGATGTGACCACATTTCACTGGGGTTGAGCATTAATATTTTAAGAAACAAATTATCTAGGGACTTTTGTTAATGATTGTGAATTTGATTGTGGTTAGTAATGTGTCACACATTCCGGGACTCGAAATATTGTGCATTTGCATGCTAAGTTTGAGCTGTGCATGTAATTCTCAGCTCTACATCCACCGGTGCACATGACTTACAGAAAATATGTTGTGCAGGGCTCTCAAGCAATGACCGTGAGACTCTCACAATTTATACTTTTCAAACACTCACCACATTTTCTCACatagtgaaaaacaaatttataACATTGTGGCTCAAAAATTGGATgcagacagacaagacagagcagcaatgcaacagcagcacagtgtaAAACCTTATTTTTGATGCGCATCAATTTGTGCTGTTACGGGACCAGTAAGGATACCGTAACTTTATCCTTACCCTAACTGGGAAAGATGAAGAAACACTGCAGCAATGAGTATTATATGTCATATACAATTATAAGTATTGTTGAATATGTGATTTCCTCAAAGAAATCCTAGTATGATAAAAACATTTCCATAATAGCTATGCTGAGTGCATTAGATTTCTGCTCAAAATGTTCCAGACTGTGACTATATAACCTTAAAGTATTATTACTGTACAACATAAAATTCAGTGATAGTGTAACACATTAAAAATGGCCACAATTTTAAACGCCCATAAATTCAATGCGTTGCTGTTCAGAGGTTTACTTACATTTGTAATGTAGTCTTGTTCTTGTTCAGGTTCAGTCTCTTTCATGACCCTGATTATGGCCATGTAAAATTTGAAGTAATGTTACTGTACAGTTATTGAGAAAATTAAAAGGAAAGTCAGCTCAAATGACATTGTAACAATCTGACAAGTTGCTCATTTCCGACttgtcattaaaaagaaaatgttgcagcgggtgattttttttttttttttttttttttttgtgacaaagGTGATggcaaataaatacacaaaaaattgttttggtgcaggtaaaaaaaaaattgatgaaTTGACCCATGCTAAATATAGGTATTCACACTCACAACTGATAGTTttagttaattttatttacacTGTGCACCGCCCTAAATTACAAACGTGTTTCAAAGGGCTTTGCAGTCTGTACAGTAAACAACACCTTGTGTCCTTTTAACCCTCAGTTCAGATGAGGAAAAACTCACACTGAATTGTATTTATGTGTCTGAGGCATGTCTTGGTTCTTCTGCCCACAGGCGTTTGGTGCTGCAGAGGCCATCTCTGACCGTTTGTGTATCCACAGCAATGGCAAAGTCAGTGTGGAGATCTCCTCTGAGGATCTGCTGACCTGCTGTGACAGCTGTGGCATGGGGTGAGAGGCAGGAATGTGTGAAAATGTTGCTACTGTGTTGTGAACAAATTTCCCGAGTAGATGATTTCAGTGGACTATCAAGCAGAGCTCAGTAGTAAACTGCACGGTTTCAAGTTTGAATAACTGAGTATTTAATGTGAGGAGAAAATGAATTGGCTCCAAAACAAGCTCTCCAGTGAATGATCTGATAAGAACATAGACTGATAATTTACAGGAATGTACCGAACCAATACAGAGAATTAGCATCTGCGccaaaactgaaattattaaGCAGATCAGGTATCAGCTGTGACATGACTGATCCACAGGAAATACAGTCGTCTCAATGTAACCTTACGTAAAGATGAGTGAGATCCACACAGAGAGGTAAACTAATTTGAAAGTGCGAATGAATGAGTTCTTGATATCAGTTGATACAGCACTAAGAAGTGGGATTCAGAGTTGCTATTGGAAAAGGAAAAAGTTGTATCAGTGCCTCCCTGATGATGCACAGTGTGACCTTGTGGAGTTGAAGGCAGGGAGTGTGTAGTGGTTGTCTGTAAAAGTGGAAAACAAATTAACTttccttgttttctgtctgtctttttagaTGTAACGGTGGCTACCCTTCAGCTGCCTGGGACTTCTGGACTAATGCGGGACTGGTCTCTGGTGGTCTCTATGACTCTCACATTGGTGAGTTTTGTGTGTGGCACTCCCACTGTGATTCACATGTGTGGTATCTACAGTTCTGAGACCTCGTTTTTAAAACAGTGCATCAGAACCATACTAAAAGGGCATGTGCAGACAAAATCCATGTACCCAATCACGACAATCAGTGGTAGTCATACCCTGGGATGTTATTTGGAGATTAAAGTTTGATAGGTgaacacaaaaaaagttttgtaatgGCGATCTTGGCCTGCATTATGATTAGGACTCATATTGAGGATATGAGGATAAAGTGGATCTACAAGTAGCGTGAtattaagttaaattaaatatgtGAAAGCCAGCCTTTATTTTTACAATCTGGCGTACACCACCTCACCCTCTGTGACGCCATTTcctctgtctccaaaatgttcatacaCATGGGTCAGAGATCCCGTACGGGTGTGCACATTCTCCTATCAAGGTTATTTTTATATACATCACATCTTTTACGTGGGAAGTGGTATACGACTCTTAAAGGCCTCATTTTGTGGCATATTCTAATGAGACCCCTGACCTTTTTTTACTCTTTGTGTCTCCAGGTTGTCGGCCCTACACCATACCTCCCTGTGAACATCATGTGAATGGCACCAGACCCCCCTGCACTGGGGAGGGTGGAGACACACCCCAATGCGTCCTGCAGTGTGAACCTGGATACACACCTAGCTACAAAGCAGACAAGCACTATGGTaagacagcagaaaaaaactACTTCCATAAATGAGCTCTGTAGGAGTTAGTGTAAGTCCAGACCTCACCTGCAGCTGTGCCCGGGAACTTCCCAAACACAGCATAATCCTGCAGAGAatatattttagtttatttagaaTTCCTGTCACTCAACCAGTTATAGTCTTAGGTTTTATTAAATCTAGAATCATACATAGTATTTGTTAGATCTTTGATAAAGTCTAATTGTTTCATCTATTTATCAAGTCATGTGCCATAAGAACAGTGTttatgtctcacacacacacagcacagggtcctaaaacaaagtgtgttgCAGGTAAAACGTCCTACAGTGTGCTGTCAGATGAGGAGCAGATCCAGAGTGAGATATACAAGAACGGTCCAGTAGAGGGAGCCTTCACCGTCTATGAAGACTTCTTGCTGTACAAGACTGGTAAGCACTCGAGCACCATCAACAGACAAATGTAGCATGAACACGTGGAATACTGAGCACTTGTACACTCACAACCTGTTGAGCACAGGGTGAACTCTGACTGCACGTTTTGCTCAGTGGTTCTGTAAAATGTTGTTTCTGGCAGTCTCTTGAACTCAAACTCTTGCTGACCCTCCCCTCTATtgccttgttttatttttcttgtctcCAGGTGTGTATCAGCACATGACTGGGTCTGCTGTTGGTGGCCATGCCATCAAGGTCCTGGGCTGGGGTGAGGAGGGTGGTGTTCCCTACTGGCTCTGTGCCAACTCCTGGAACACTGACTGGGGTGATAACGGTGAGCAGAGGCACACATTTTACCACTTATGATCCTTTTAACTAACATTCAAACAACGATAAATGTTAGCTCTcctgtttacatttattaaGGAAATGGAATATTAGAAACCCTTCAGTGTAAAACAGTCTAATACAACACACTGAAGCCTCGAATGAACACGTTGTTCAGTCAACATCCTGATTATGTCACAAACTTTTCATACCTATTCAAAACCTGGATTCCCATGCACATTTTAGCTGAGACTATTTTTTCATAGTGGTATTGTGGAGTTGAATGAGATTATATAAATACTTGTCGTCAACAAGTTAAATACCAGTAAATCAACTAGTCCATCATGCTTTGCTATGTAAAACTCCTTGTACTGTATATACTTGACAGCTGCTATGAATATGAGACCCAAATGCACATGCCATATGTTCTCAcacttaaagctacagttggtaacatTTATAAGTTATAACTGTCTCTGTATttacacagcactaaatgagactgATAATATGTGAAAGAAAATTATACTCCTCTGCCTACTCTATTGCCTTGTAACATTTCTAATGGCCTTATTGCACATGATCGATACAACCAATCAAAGCCGAGGAGTTTCAAAAGCAGCTGTCACAGTTCATGACCTGCTGTcagactgtcaaactaggcagtgctgatcaaatgtgaATCAAGATTGTGTTACTGCATTGTGTATTTCTCACctccaaatgttttcagaaacatatttcagtgtactgtttagctgtaaaatgagagtttgtgacctggccacAATGTTGAAACCAGTTGGTAACAGTTAAATGTATACTAGAATGTGTTTGCGAAAACATTTTAGGAGAGAAATGGACAAcgcagtaacaaaatcttgattcatatttaatcagcactgcctGTGTGACAACTTGACCACAGTTCAAggagtgattgacatgactctGCAGCTGCATTAGGGTCTTGACTGCGACTGGTGCTGTAGTCTGATTCTAGCGAATACCATTTTAGTCAGTAGGAAGAACAGGAGGGACATGATTATTTTCACAGACTGTTTCATGGTCTTCTCTCAGAATGTAGTGACAGTATggcacaaagttattttcataaatgttACCAACTGCATTTTTAAGATATGAAGATATTTTATACTTCCAAACAGACAATGACTGGTGTTGGGTCAAAGCTATTCTCTTTCAGTTTGTTAAACTGCCCTCTGGTTTGTCTCTGGTCTTCAGGTTTCTTTAAGATCCTGCGTGGATCAGATCACTGTGGTATTGAGTCTGAGATTGTGGCAGGGATTCCCAAATAAGCTCAAAGGtaagacaacaaaacaacttgTAATGGCAATATAAATTATTGACatcaaacaaatctgtgtttactgtgtcCCTGTAAAGTATAACACTGCTATTCTGTTGTAACCTCCCAAATGTAATGTCATAAACCAAACTAGAGTGCATATACTTGTATTTGTGGACAATCCACATGGCTTTGAATTAACTGTCGGCTAAGTACCACCATAGTAGCTTCCATTTCAAGTCTAAGAAGcggttgtcttttttttttttgtaaatcttCAACAAAAGTTGGATTTAACATGAACTTTAACATGAAGTCTGTGattctctgtttctcttgcAGGTTTTGAGCTGCGGTGACAATTACATAATCACTAGAGGGCGACACACTCAACTTGCCTGCTCAAGAACTCATTTAACagcttttagtcattttttgttCCAGCCCACTGATCATGTTGCACACATGGTGTGTGGTTTTCTTTtgacagcagacagaaaaaacTCAAGAGCACCCTTCACCTCATTTAGGTGTATTAGCAGATAGTATGTCTGAGCACAAATCACCGTGGTTGGttgaaggtgtttttttttttttggtgaatgATCTGTTGCAAGGTCTTGTTCCTTCACCTCTTAAAGCGGGGTCAATCAAAAGGTTgcacaggaggaaaaaaaatgtttttaagacATGCATGCGCATTTCATTTTATCTGAGTtgatttgaagcaaactgtcaCTGCTGAATTTCATTTGGTCCCCTGTCCTCACCTCCCTTTTCTGCACTGGTGGAAAGTGTGGGCCTTGTTTTTAGTAATACAGCCCATTATTGAAAGACATTGAAAGACTCTGCCCAGTGCAGCACAGGACAGTTTGTCTGAATGTGTCTAATTTTTAATGGTCACAGCTTTCATATTTGATGTTTTCATTATTGCTCAGTGCCACTCTATGATGTCAGGATGTACTCATTGTAATTGTTGTCTGTTAGTGTTTTTCAATTTCGAGTGTCAGATTAGAAATgaaggtttttttaaatttgttatgACTGTCTGCCTGTATTAATCAAAATACTGACTGCAGCTTTTATgttctgaataaataaaatagtatTTGGTTCCCAACATGGTTGTTACTCTTGAATGGGTGTGCAggcattttaaataaatttgcattttatcTGACTGGTATGACTCCCCAAGAAAATGTGGGTCAGTGTGATAAGTACACGGAAACGTAGATGTGAGTCACAACTATTGTGATGAAAGTTGATAAAATTTGTTACAGGATTTTTCTGCATCTAAAATTTAAATCCAAAAGGAGTAATAAAAAGTAAGACTCCAACTTACAAACTCCAACAAGCAGTTAGCTTTCCTACCCTTTTTATATGTGCAAGACCAACTAGAAACCTTGGGTCTTATGCAAGACACTATATACAAACCCATTTTCTCTTACTTTTGTTAGTATCCACAATTTGCTCTTATTTTGTTAGTGCCCAATGATTTATGGGAGTCactaataatttatttttctcttctctgagagagagagcactCTTACTGATAAGAATCATAAGGTACTAAGATAAGACAAAAACATCTAATTTCCAGTCCAGAAATGTGAGGACAATTAAAAACATGCATGAATGTGATATAAGAAAATTCAGATTACTATGTTTGAGAGAAATTGGATTAATACATTTCAAGGATAAAGAAATACTACTATACTTGGTCCATTGATCGCAGCTACTATCAGTTACTGTGCATCCCTCTGCTGACCTGtgatggaatgtaactaagtccATTTACTCAGAAAGTACTGAACTAAAATACAAGTGTGAGTATCTCAATCTCATGTCACCTCCTCTGCCTCACCACATTTTAGAGGTAATTATTATACATTTTAATCCACTAAAagtatttgataactttagtttCTAGCTACTTTACAAGTTAAGATTTTTGTACATAaaccaaaaatataataaaaaagtgCAGCTGAAAAGATAAGTCGATTGATTGGACAATTCAATGGCAAccattttgagtcatttttcatgcaaaaccATTttatggttccagcttctcaaacaTGAGGATATGCTGCTTTTCCTTTGCAATagttaaattgtttttaatttattaaatttaaacTTATCTGTATGAgtacttttaatacttaaatacattttccttacttttatttaagaaatattttcagTCCAGGGCTTTTACTAGTAATAGAGTTTTGatagtgtggtattagtacttttaaagtaaagGATCAGACTATTTCcgccaccactgctgctgacatgGCACATGTTTTGCTATTGCTGAGTTTTTGATTTTGCTTTACTACTACCAGTACTGACACTGTGGAAAATCACATTAACTCTGTTTAAGTTTGTTTACAAGTCACCTCTGCTGAAGTTTTCCCTCCtacacccttttttttttttgggtgacATCTCTTCAATGCTGGGGTATGTACCTGAGTATTTACACACAACACCACACTTGCCCCTATACACTGTTTAGGGGGCATTACCTATGCTAATATGAGACCCATGATCAAGTGGGATTCTTCATTCAGCATATCTGGGTCAGAGCAGATTTGGATGGAGTTGACTTCTcttaatttttttctcttaactaaaaataaatagaagataaaagagaaatttaagagaatgtttctgcatgaggcccattgtttCTAGTTTCTGGACAAACTGCTGTGTTAATGATAAAAGTTTTTTGTCTTCACAGTTAAAATGTGTGCTCTTATTTTTGTCACTTCCGCCTTGTtgtcagcaaaaacaaacactcccCCTTCGTAGTAGACTAAAGGTTGTTTGATTTGTGCACAGGCGTCCACCTGTTATCCAACATGTACAGCGGTGCTTGGGTTTACATAAAACACTTTGAAGAAGCCTCCTTTACAAGAATATAAAGAAAGTGGTTGTCTTAAGAGGCTGAAACTTGGTTAAAGTGGTTATGTTTTGAATCAACAGCTGAATAAATACCGGAATATAGCTGAATAGAATCCAGGATTCTGCTTTCAGTTACCGTACATCCGGGACACTCCGGctcctaaaacaaacagacatccCAAAGCACGGCGTTTTACTGGTCGGGCGGAAAGTGCTTATTCATTACTGACAGAGGGAGCCACGGCAGCGAGGACAgcgagagatggagagaggaggcaGGGCTTCGTGGATGAAATATGGGCCTGTTGTGTCCCTGCTCGTGGTTCTTTTGGCCGTGTGGTTCCGGTCACCCCAGGATGCAGTGCTGGACGATCGGCTGGACACCgtcctgtcctctctgctccgGGCGGAGAGCAAAGTCGGCATCAATGGCGTCGCCAGACCCAAAGTAGCCATCGGTAAGTGCAAGTGGGGTGAGCTAGCTAACTTTGCCTAGCTTAACCTACATTTAGGAGCGTTTCTGGGTTAATAAATGATTCAGTCTGAGATGATTTTCATCCGTAATAACTGGCATTGAATCTAGAAATATGCTCCAGATGGAAAAATGCATGAAGTGCTCCGACTCGCTAACAAACAG from Epinephelus moara isolate mb chromosome 1, YSFRI_EMoa_1.0, whole genome shotgun sequence harbors:
- the ctsba gene encoding cathepsin B — its product is MWRAALLLLAASLSVSLARPHLKPLSGDMVNYINKLNTTWRAGHNFNNVDYSYVQKLCGTMLKGPKLPVLVQYSGDMKLPKNFDSREQWPNCPTLKEIRDQGSCGSCWAFGAAEAISDRLCIHSNGKVSVEISSEDLLTCCDSCGMGCNGGYPSAAWDFWTNAGLVSGGLYDSHIGCRPYTIPPCEHHVNGTRPPCTGEGGDTPQCVLQCEPGYTPSYKADKHYGKTSYSVLSDEEQIQSEIYKNGPVEGAFTVYEDFLLYKTGVYQHMTGSAVGGHAIKVLGWGEEGGVPYWLCANSWNTDWGDNGFFKILRGSDHCGIESEIVAGIPK